The genomic segment CCGGCCACGCACCGACACCAGACCGCGCGGGAGCGCCACGAGCACTCCCGCGCGGTGCCACATCCGAACCACTCCACGGAGGCCCTGCGGTGAACGAACTGCCGCAACAGCTGGCCAATGGACTCATCCTCGGCGCGATGTACGGTCTCATCGCGATCGGCTACACGATGGTCTACGGAATCATCCAGCTCATCAACTTCGCCCACGGCGAAATCTTCATGATCGGGGGCTTCGGAGCCCTCACCGTCCACCTCTGGATGCCCGCCGGCTCCCCCCTCCTCGCAACCATCCCCCTCATGATCATCGGCGGCGTCATCTGCTCCGTCGCCATCAGCGCCGCAGCCGAACGCTTCGCCTACCGCCCCCTGCGCACCGCACCACGCCTCGCCCCACTCATCACCGCCATCGGCCTCTCCCTCGCCCTCCAGCAAGCCATCTGGATGTGGTACCCCGACGCCACCAAGGACCGACCCTTCCCCCAGTTCAAGGGCGAAGCGTTCGACATCTTCGGCGCCCACGTCCAACGCGGCGACCTCTTCGTCCTCATCGCCGCCCCGATCTGCATGTTCGCCCTCGGCCTCTTCGTCTCGAAAACCCGCGCCGGCCGCGGCATGCAAGCCACCTCACAAGACCCCGACACCGCCAAACTCATGGGCATCAACACCGACCGCATCATCGTCATGGCCTTCGCCATCGGCGCCGCGTTCGCCGCCGTCGCCGCCGTCGCCTACGGACTCAAGAACGGCCAGATCGGCTTCCGCATGGGCTTCATCATGGGCCTCAAAGCCTTCACCGCGGCCGTACTCGGCGGAATCGGCAACATCTACGGAGCCATGCTCGGCGGAATCGTCCTCGGCGTCGCCGAATCACTCGCCACCGGCTACATGAGCGACGTCCCCGGCATGGAACTCTTCGGCGGCGGAGCCTGGAAGGACGTATGGGCCTTCGTCCTCCTCATCATCGTCCTGCTGCTACGGCCCCAAGGCCTGCTCGGCGAACGCGTCGCGGATCGGGCGTGACACCCATGAACACACACACCACCACGCCCCACCCCACCCCCCTCATCAACCTCCCCACCACCATCACCCGCCCCGCCACCATCACCGGCGCCACCATCGCCTTCGCCGGCACCTTCCTCCCCTGGACCTGGACCGACGAATTCCCCGGCGACCTCACCGTCACCGGCTACCCCGGCGGCCTCCAGGTCCTCACCCTCGTCGGCGCCGCACTCACCCTGCTCTTCACACTCTCCGGCTACCACCCCCGAGGCCTGCGCTGGCTCACCCCCGGCGGCACCAACAGCCCCGTCCGACTCCTCGCCCTCGGCACCCTCGGCACCACCGGCTACGCCCTCGGCGCGATCGCCGCCAAACTCGGCGGCGTCGTCAACCTCGAACCAGGCGCCTGGATCAGCGGCATCGGCGCACTCCTCGCCACCCTCGCCGCATTCGGACTCCCCGACGACCAGCCACCACCCGACAACGACCAACAACCGAACACCTGGCACCGCTTCCGGCACAGCCTCCGGGCCCCCTCACCCACCCGCGCCCGAACACTCCCCTCCTGGGCGGAAATCCTCCTCGTCGTCGCCGCCTTCGCCGTATCGCTGTACGTCCTCACCTACGGCATCGACATCGACATCGACAACCCCCAGCTCTTCATCGGCTTCATCATCATCCTCGGCTTCTCGGTCACCGCACTCGGCCGAGCCGGACTCATCTCCCGCATCACCGCACTCACCGCCAAATACCGCAACATCACCCTCGTCGCAGCACTCGTCGCCGCCCTCTGCTTCCCCTTCACCCAGCACAACGAAGAATTCGTACTCATCGGCGCCAACATCCTCAT from the Streptomyces sp. AM 4-1-1 genome contains:
- a CDS encoding branched-chain amino acid ABC transporter permease, which encodes MNELPQQLANGLILGAMYGLIAIGYTMVYGIIQLINFAHGEIFMIGGFGALTVHLWMPAGSPLLATIPLMIIGGVICSVAISAAAERFAYRPLRTAPRLAPLITAIGLSLALQQAIWMWYPDATKDRPFPQFKGEAFDIFGAHVQRGDLFVLIAAPICMFALGLFVSKTRAGRGMQATSQDPDTAKLMGINTDRIIVMAFAIGAAFAAVAAVAYGLKNGQIGFRMGFIMGLKAFTAAVLGGIGNIYGAMLGGIVLGVAESLATGYMSDVPGMELFGGGAWKDVWAFVLLIIVLLLRPQGLLGERVADRA